Part of the Undibacter mobilis genome is shown below.
GCGCCTTCCTGCGCCAGGGCCTTGGTGAAGCCGAGTTCGCCCGCCTTGGCCGCCGAGTAATTGACCTGTCCCATCTGGCCTTTCTGGCCATTGATCGAAGAGATGTTGACGACGCGGCCGAACTTGCGCGCGCGCATGCCCTCCCAGACCTGACGGGTCATGTTGAACAGCGAACCGAGATTGGTGCCGATCACCGCATTCCACTGCTCTGGCGTCATGCGGTGGAACATGCCGTCCTTCGTAATGCCGGCATTGTTGACCAGCACCTCGATCGGTCCGACCTCGGCCTCGACCTTCTTGATGCCTTCGCCGCAGGCCTCGAAGGAGGACACGTCCCATTTGAAGACAGGGATGCCGGTCTCGGCCTTGAATTTTTGCGCGGCTTCATCGTTGCCGGCGTAGCTCGCTGCAACCTTGTAGCCCTTGTCCTTGAGCGCTTTCGAAATTGCGGCCCCGATACCGCGGGTACCGCCAGTCACCAATGCAACGCGAGCCATTGTCCCTCTCCCAGAACTTTCTCGTCACTTTTCTTGCCGTTCCCCGACAAGCGA
Proteins encoded:
- the phbB gene encoding acetoacetyl-CoA reductase, with product MARVALVTGGTRGIGAAISKALKDKGYKVAASYAGNDEAAQKFKAETGIPVFKWDVSSFEACGEGIKKVEAEVGPIEVLVNNAGITKDGMFHRMTPEQWNAVIGTNLGSLFNMTRQVWEGMRARKFGRVVNISSINGQKGQMGQVNYSAAKAGELGFTKALAQEGAKAGITVNAICPGYINTEMVQAVPKDVLEKSILPQIPIGRLGEPEEIARCVVFLAADDAGLITGATLTANGGQYFA